From Cannabis sativa cultivar Pink pepper isolate KNU-18-1 chromosome 8, ASM2916894v1, whole genome shotgun sequence, a single genomic window includes:
- the LOC115700505 gene encoding probable protein phosphatase 2C 38 isoform X2, translating into MISATILKIVSPCFKPSVEGDRDSSGKAGDANGRVDGLLWYKDSGRHVNGDFSMAVVQANNLLEDQSQLESGPMSSFESGPQGTFVGIYDGHGGPEASRFVNEHLFKHIKKFTSENQGMSADVISKAFLATEEDFLSLVKKQWQIKPLLASVGSCCLVGIICSGKLYIANAGDSRVVLGKLEKAVKQVKAIQLSVEHNASYESVRDELHLLHPNDPQIVVLKHKVWRVKGIIQISRSIGDAYLKKAEFNREPLLSKFRLSETFHKPILQAEPAISVQKLFPEDKFLIFASDGLWEHLSNQEAVDIVHSCPRNGIAKKLIKTALREAAKKREMRYSDLKKIDRGVRRHFHDDITVIVLFLDSHLVSRSVWRGPLISVKAGG; encoded by the exons ATGATATCTGCTACAATATTGAAGATTGTGTCACCCTGTTTTAAACCTTCGGTTGAAGGGGATAGAGATAGTTCAGGTAAAGCCGGAGATGCAAATGGCAGGGTTGATGGTTTACTATGGTATAAAGACTCAGGACGACATGTTAATGGAGACTTCTCAATGGCAGTGGTTCAAGCAAATAATTTGTTGGAGGATCAAAGCCAACTTGAATCAGGACCGATGAGCTCGTTCGAGTCTGGCCCTCAAGGAacatttgttggaatttatgATGGGCATGGTGGTCCTGAAGCGTCTCGGTTTGTAAATGAACACCTGTTTAAACATATCAAAA AATTCACATCAGAGAATCAAGGAATGTCTGCTGATGTTATTAGCAAAGCATTTTTGGCAACTGAAGAGGATTTTCTCTCTCTAGTTAAGAAGCAGTGGCAAATCAAACCACTGCTTGCTTCTGTTGGCTCATGTTGTTTGGTAGGCATAATATGTAGTGGGAAGCTATACATTGCAAATGCAGGAGATTCCAGAGTGGTGTTAGGAAAACTAGAAAAAGCTGTTAAGCAAGTCAAAGCTATTCAGCTTTCAGTTGAGCACAATGCAAGTTATGAATCTGTGAGAGATGAATTGCATTTGTTGCATCCCAATGATCCGCAGATTGTGGTTTTGAAGCACAAGGTTTGGCGAGTGAAGGGTATAATTCAG ATTTCAAGATCCATTGGTGATGCATATCTGAAAAAAGCAGAGTTCAATAGAGAACCTCTACTGTCAAAGTTTAGACTGTCCGAAACATTCCACAAGCCAATCCTTCAAGCTGAACCGGCAATATCAGTGCAAAAGCTTTTCCCTGAAGACAAGTTTCTTATATTTGCTTCAGATGGTCTATGGGAGCACTTGAGCAATCAAGAGGCAGTTGACATTGTCCATAGTTGTCCGCGAAAT GGCATTGCAAAGAAACTCATTAAAACCGCCCTTCGGGAAGCAGCTAAGAAACGAGAAATGAGATACTCGGACTTGAAGAAGATTGACAGAGGGGTGAGGAGACATTTTCACGACGACATTACTGTAATAGTGTTGTTTCTTGATTCGCATCTGGTTAGTCGCAGCGTCTGGCGTGGACCTTTAATCTCAGTAAAAGCTGGTGGCTGA
- the LOC115700505 gene encoding probable protein phosphatase 2C 38 isoform X1 — protein sequence MISATILKIVSPCFKPSVEGDRDSSGKAGDANGRVDGLLWYKDSGRHVNGDFSMAVVQANNLLEDQSQLESGPMSSFESGPQGTFVGIYDGHGGPEASRFVNEHLFKHIKTIHGAEFTSENQGMSADVISKAFLATEEDFLSLVKKQWQIKPLLASVGSCCLVGIICSGKLYIANAGDSRVVLGKLEKAVKQVKAIQLSVEHNASYESVRDELHLLHPNDPQIVVLKHKVWRVKGIIQISRSIGDAYLKKAEFNREPLLSKFRLSETFHKPILQAEPAISVQKLFPEDKFLIFASDGLWEHLSNQEAVDIVHSCPRNGIAKKLIKTALREAAKKREMRYSDLKKIDRGVRRHFHDDITVIVLFLDSHLVSRSVWRGPLISVKAGG from the exons ATGATATCTGCTACAATATTGAAGATTGTGTCACCCTGTTTTAAACCTTCGGTTGAAGGGGATAGAGATAGTTCAGGTAAAGCCGGAGATGCAAATGGCAGGGTTGATGGTTTACTATGGTATAAAGACTCAGGACGACATGTTAATGGAGACTTCTCAATGGCAGTGGTTCAAGCAAATAATTTGTTGGAGGATCAAAGCCAACTTGAATCAGGACCGATGAGCTCGTTCGAGTCTGGCCCTCAAGGAacatttgttggaatttatgATGGGCATGGTGGTCCTGAAGCGTCTCGGTTTGTAAATGAACACCTGTTTAAACATATCAAAA CTATTCATGGTGCAGAATTCACATCAGAGAATCAAGGAATGTCTGCTGATGTTATTAGCAAAGCATTTTTGGCAACTGAAGAGGATTTTCTCTCTCTAGTTAAGAAGCAGTGGCAAATCAAACCACTGCTTGCTTCTGTTGGCTCATGTTGTTTGGTAGGCATAATATGTAGTGGGAAGCTATACATTGCAAATGCAGGAGATTCCAGAGTGGTGTTAGGAAAACTAGAAAAAGCTGTTAAGCAAGTCAAAGCTATTCAGCTTTCAGTTGAGCACAATGCAAGTTATGAATCTGTGAGAGATGAATTGCATTTGTTGCATCCCAATGATCCGCAGATTGTGGTTTTGAAGCACAAGGTTTGGCGAGTGAAGGGTATAATTCAG ATTTCAAGATCCATTGGTGATGCATATCTGAAAAAAGCAGAGTTCAATAGAGAACCTCTACTGTCAAAGTTTAGACTGTCCGAAACATTCCACAAGCCAATCCTTCAAGCTGAACCGGCAATATCAGTGCAAAAGCTTTTCCCTGAAGACAAGTTTCTTATATTTGCTTCAGATGGTCTATGGGAGCACTTGAGCAATCAAGAGGCAGTTGACATTGTCCATAGTTGTCCGCGAAAT GGCATTGCAAAGAAACTCATTAAAACCGCCCTTCGGGAAGCAGCTAAGAAACGAGAAATGAGATACTCGGACTTGAAGAAGATTGACAGAGGGGTGAGGAGACATTTTCACGACGACATTACTGTAATAGTGTTGTTTCTTGATTCGCATCTGGTTAGTCGCAGCGTCTGGCGTGGACCTTTAATCTCAGTAAAAGCTGGTGGCTGA